One genomic segment of Streptococcus salivarius includes these proteins:
- a CDS encoding YitT family protein, whose product MNKAPLHKHVKFVAKKSAKKMGVLQAVRSISREKYTEKVSASLLYGLLSSIAVNFFFQPGHVYSSGATGLAQVLSALSVRTLGFEIPVSLTFYAINIPLLIMAWYKIGHKFTIFTFITVTMSSLFIQVMPHVILTEDPLINAIFGGLVMGTGIGFGLKSRISSGGTDIVSLTIRKKTGRDVGNISLIVNGIIMVFAGILFGWKYALYSMVTIFVSSRVTDAIFTKQKKMQAMIVTSNPDPVVRMIQKKLHRGVTMINDAEGTYNHEKKAVLLAIITREEYADFKHYMRKADPKAFVSIAENVHILGRFVDLDD is encoded by the coding sequence ATGAATAAAGCACCTCTTCATAAACATGTTAAATTTGTAGCGAAAAAGTCTGCGAAGAAAATGGGCGTTTTGCAGGCTGTACGTAGTATTTCCCGTGAAAAATATACTGAAAAAGTTTCAGCCTCTTTACTTTACGGGCTCTTATCGTCAATCGCCGTTAATTTCTTTTTTCAACCTGGACATGTTTACTCCAGTGGAGCAACAGGTTTGGCACAGGTTTTATCGGCATTGAGTGTTAGAACTTTGGGCTTTGAGATACCAGTATCATTGACTTTCTATGCGATTAATATACCTCTCTTGATTATGGCTTGGTATAAGATTGGCCATAAATTCACTATCTTTACCTTCATTACAGTAACGATGAGCTCCCTTTTTATTCAGGTGATGCCACATGTAATCTTGACAGAGGATCCTTTGATCAATGCTATCTTTGGTGGTTTGGTCATGGGAACGGGGATTGGTTTTGGTTTAAAATCACGTATCTCTAGTGGAGGGACGGATATCGTTAGCCTCACTATTCGTAAGAAAACAGGCCGTGATGTTGGTAATATCTCCTTGATTGTCAATGGGATTATCATGGTTTTTGCGGGCATTCTTTTTGGTTGGAAATATGCTCTTTATTCAATGGTGACTATTTTTGTTTCTAGTCGAGTAACAGATGCGATTTTCACAAAACAAAAGAAAATGCAGGCTATGATTGTCACAAGTAATCCCGACCCAGTTGTAAGGATGATTCAGAAGAAACTCCATCGTGGAGTAACGATGATTAATGATGCGGAAGGGACTTATAATCACGAAAAGAAAGCAGTATTACTGGCGATTATTACGCGTGAAGAGTATGCTGACTTCAAGCATTATATGAGAAAAGCAGATCCTAAAGCTTTTGTCTCTATCGCAGAAAATGTACATATTCTAGGTCGTTTTGTTGATTTAGATGACTAA
- the nrdG gene encoding anaerobic ribonucleoside-triphosphate reductase activating protein: protein MTWNTPKPQEWKSEELSQGRIIDYKAFNFVDGEGVRNSLYVSGCMFHCEGCYNAATWSFKAGIPYTKELEEQIMRDLAQPYVQGLTLLGGEPFLNTGILIPLVKRIRKELPEKDIWSWTGYTWEELMLETPDKLELLQLVDILVDGRFDITKKNLMLQFRGSSNQRIIDVKKSLNQGEVVIWDKLNDGQTNYEQVDRKDML from the coding sequence ATGACATGGAATACACCAAAACCACAGGAATGGAAGTCTGAAGAACTTAGCCAAGGACGTATTATTGACTACAAAGCTTTTAATTTCGTTGATGGTGAAGGCGTGCGTAACTCCCTTTACGTCTCTGGTTGCATGTTTCATTGCGAGGGATGCTATAACGCTGCCACCTGGTCCTTTAAGGCAGGAATTCCCTATACTAAAGAACTTGAAGAACAAATCATGAGGGATCTAGCTCAACCTTACGTACAAGGTCTCACGCTACTTGGTGGTGAACCCTTCCTAAACACAGGAATTCTCATTCCCCTAGTCAAACGCATTCGTAAGGAACTCCCGGAAAAAGATATCTGGTCTTGGACTGGTTATACTTGGGAGGAGTTGATGCTTGAAACTCCTGATAAACTAGAACTTCTTCAACTCGTTGACATTCTCGTTGACGGCCGCTTTGACATCACTAAAAAGAACCTTATGCTCCAGTTTCGAGGATCATCTAATCAACGTATTATTGATGTCAAAAAATCTCTTAATCAAGGAGAAGTCGTTATTTGGGACAAGCTAAATGACGGTCAAACTAACTATGAACAAGTCGATCGTAAAGATATGCTATAA
- the hisS gene encoding histidine--tRNA ligase, with product MKLQKPKGTQDILPADSAKWQYVENVARETFKKYNYGEIRTPMFEHYEVISRSVGDTTDIVTKEMYDFHDKGDRHITLRPEGTAPVVRSYVENKLFAPEVQKPVKVYYIGSMFRYERPQAGRLREFHQLGVECFGSKNPATDVETIAMAYQLFNTLGIKDVTLHLNSLGNTESRLAYRQALIDYLTPMRESLSKDSQRRLDENPLRVLDSKEKEDKVAVKNAPSILDYLDEESQVHFDEVRTMLDSLNIPYVIDTNMVRGLDYYNHTIFEFITTIDKSELTICAGGRYDSLVEYFGGPETAGFGFGLGLERLLLVLDKQGIELPVEESLDVYIAVLGSGANGKALELVQAIRYQGFKAERDYLGRKIKAQFKSADTFKAKTVITLGESEVESGQVNVKNNATREEVTVSFEELTKNFAAVLEQLEK from the coding sequence ATGAAACTTCAAAAACCTAAGGGAACGCAGGATATTTTACCTGCGGATAGTGCCAAATGGCAGTACGTAGAAAATGTTGCACGTGAAACATTTAAGAAATACAATTATGGTGAAATTCGTACACCTATGTTTGAACATTACGAGGTTATTTCTCGTTCAGTAGGAGATACAACTGACATCGTTACTAAGGAAATGTATGATTTTCATGATAAGGGAGACCGTCATATTACACTTCGTCCAGAAGGAACAGCACCGGTTGTACGCTCTTATGTAGAAAATAAACTCTTTGCGCCAGAGGTCCAAAAACCTGTTAAAGTTTATTATATTGGATCAATGTTCCGTTATGAACGTCCTCAAGCAGGACGCTTGCGCGAGTTCCACCAACTGGGTGTAGAGTGCTTTGGATCAAAAAATCCTGCAACAGATGTTGAAACCATTGCTATGGCCTACCAGCTCTTTAATACGCTTGGCATTAAGGATGTTACCCTTCATTTGAATAGCCTTGGAAATACTGAGAGTCGTCTGGCTTATCGTCAGGCCTTGATTGACTACTTGACACCAATGCGTGAAAGTTTGTCAAAAGATAGTCAACGCCGTTTGGATGAAAATCCTTTGCGAGTACTCGATTCAAAAGAAAAAGAAGATAAGGTTGCAGTTAAAAATGCTCCCTCTATCCTTGATTATTTAGATGAAGAAAGTCAAGTGCACTTTGACGAAGTACGTACCATGCTCGATAGTCTTAACATTCCTTACGTGATTGATACTAATATGGTACGTGGTCTTGATTACTATAATCACACGATTTTTGAATTTATTACCACTATTGATAAGTCTGAATTGACAATCTGTGCAGGTGGTCGTTATGATAGTTTGGTTGAATACTTCGGTGGTCCAGAAACAGCTGGTTTTGGTTTTGGACTTGGTTTAGAACGCTTGCTTTTGGTTCTTGATAAACAAGGTATTGAGCTTCCGGTGGAAGAAAGTCTGGATGTTTACATTGCAGTACTTGGTTCAGGTGCCAATGGCAAAGCTCTTGAGTTAGTTCAAGCTATCCGCTATCAAGGATTTAAGGCTGAACGTGATTACCTTGGACGTAAGATTAAGGCGCAATTTAAGTCAGCAGATACCTTCAAGGCCAAGACGGTTATCACATTAGGTGAGAGTGAAGTGGAGTCAGGTCAGGTCAATGTCAAAAATAATGCTACTCGTGAGGAAGTTACTGTAAGTTTCGAAGAGCTAACTAAAAACTTTGCAGCAGTCCTCGAACAGTTAGAAAAGTAG
- a CDS encoding DUF1292 domain-containing protein produces MSHNHDHNHDHEVITLVDEQGNETLFEILLTIDGREEFGKNYVLLVPAGAEEDANGEIEIQAYSFTENEDGTEGDLQPIPEDSDAEWDMIEEVFNSFIDEN; encoded by the coding sequence ATGTCACACAATCACGACCACAACCATGATCATGAAGTCATCACTTTAGTAGACGAACAAGGAAATGAAACACTTTTTGAAATCTTGTTGACTATTGATGGACGCGAAGAATTTGGTAAAAACTATGTTCTTTTGGTACCAGCTGGTGCTGAAGAAGATGCTAACGGGGAAATTGAAATCCAAGCATACTCATTCACTGAAAATGAAGACGGTACTGAAGGCGACCTTCAACCAATTCCTGAAGATTCAGATGCTGAATGGGATATGATTGAAGAAGTTTTCAATAGCTTCATCGACGAAAACTAA
- the aspS gene encoding aspartate--tRNA ligase produces MERSMYAGRVRSEHIGTTITLKGWVSRRRNLGGLIFIDLRDREGLMQLVVNPENADANVVETAESLRSEFVIEVTGTVEAREQANDNLPTGAVELKVEDLKVLNTAKTTPFEIKDGVEASDDTRMRYRYLDLRRPEMLENFKLRAKVTHAIRNYLDDLEFIDVETPMLTKSTPEGARDYLVPSRVSQGHFYALPQSPQITKQLLMNAGFDRYYQIVKCFRDEDLRGDRQPEFTQVDLETSFLNEQEIQDITEGLIAKVMKETKGIDVTLPFPRMSYDDAMNNYGSDKPDTRFDMLLQDLTEVVKGVDFKVFAEAPAVKAIVVKGNADKYSRKSIDKLTEFAKQFGAKGLAWVKMTDGALAGPVAKFLTSIEDKLTDALHLEENDLVLFVADTLEIVNNTLGALRNQIAKELDMIDNTKFNFLWVVDWPMFEWSEEEGRYMSAHHPFTLPTEDSAAELEGDLSKVRAVAYDIVLNGYELGGGSLRINHKDLQERMLKALGFSEESAYEQFGFLLEAMDYGFPPHGGLAIGLDRFVMLLAGKDNIREVIAFPKNNKASDPMTQAPSLVADKQLEELALHVDLENE; encoded by the coding sequence ATGGAACGTTCTATGTATGCCGGACGTGTTCGTAGTGAACACATCGGAACTACTATTACTTTGAAAGGTTGGGTATCTCGCCGTCGTAACCTCGGAGGTTTGATTTTCATCGATCTTCGTGACCGTGAAGGTTTGATGCAGTTGGTTGTTAACCCTGAAAATGCGGACGCTAATGTTGTTGAAACAGCTGAAAGTTTGCGTAGCGAATTTGTTATTGAAGTAACAGGAACTGTTGAAGCGCGTGAACAAGCTAATGATAACTTGCCTACAGGTGCTGTCGAGCTTAAAGTTGAAGACCTTAAAGTCCTTAATACTGCCAAAACAACACCATTTGAAATTAAAGATGGTGTTGAGGCTAGTGATGATACACGTATGCGTTACCGCTACTTGGATCTTCGTCGTCCAGAGATGTTGGAAAACTTTAAGCTCCGTGCAAAGGTAACTCATGCCATCCGTAATTATCTTGATGACTTGGAATTTATCGATGTTGAAACACCAATGTTGACAAAATCTACACCAGAAGGTGCTCGTGATTACTTGGTTCCAAGCCGTGTTAGCCAAGGTCACTTTTATGCTCTTCCGCAAAGTCCTCAAATCACTAAACAATTATTGATGAATGCTGGTTTTGACCGTTATTATCAAATTGTTAAGTGTTTCCGTGATGAAGATTTGCGTGGAGACCGTCAACCTGAGTTTACACAAGTTGACTTGGAAACCTCTTTCCTTAATGAGCAAGAAATCCAAGATATTACAGAGGGATTGATTGCTAAGGTTATGAAAGAAACTAAAGGGATTGACGTTACACTACCATTCCCACGCATGTCTTATGATGATGCCATGAATAACTATGGTTCTGACAAGCCAGATACACGCTTTGACATGCTTTTACAAGACTTGACAGAGGTTGTCAAGGGTGTAGACTTCAAAGTGTTTGCTGAGGCACCAGCTGTTAAGGCAATTGTTGTCAAAGGAAATGCAGACAAATACTCACGTAAAAGTATTGACAAGTTGACAGAGTTTGCCAAACAATTTGGCGCTAAAGGTCTTGCTTGGGTTAAGATGACTGACGGAGCTCTAGCAGGTCCAGTTGCTAAATTCTTGACAAGTATTGAAGATAAGTTGACAGATGCTTTACACCTTGAAGAGAATGATCTAGTTCTTTTTGTAGCAGATACACTTGAAATTGTTAATAACACACTTGGTGCTTTGCGTAATCAAATTGCTAAAGAACTTGACATGATTGACAACACTAAGTTCAACTTCCTTTGGGTTGTTGATTGGCCAATGTTTGAGTGGTCTGAAGAGGAAGGACGCTATATGTCTGCTCACCACCCATTTACTTTGCCAACAGAAGATTCTGCAGCAGAGCTTGAAGGAGATCTTTCCAAGGTACGTGCTGTAGCTTATGATATTGTCTTGAATGGTTATGAGCTTGGTGGAGGTAGTCTACGTATCAATCATAAAGACCTACAGGAACGTATGTTGAAAGCCCTTGGTTTCTCTGAAGAATCAGCCTATGAGCAATTTGGATTCCTTCTTGAAGCTATGGACTATGGTTTCCCACCACATGGTGGTTTGGCTATCGGTCTTGACCGTTTTGTTATGCTTCTTGCAGGTAAAGATAATATCCGTGAAGTGATTGCCTTCCCTAAAAATAATAAGGCATCAGATCCTATGACTCAGGCTCCAAGTCTTGTGGCTGATAAACAGTTGGAAGAACTTGCCCTTCATGTAGATTTAGAAAATGAATAA
- the nrdD gene encoding anaerobic ribonucleoside-triphosphate reductase, whose protein sequence is MITLEKEKVTINPDIKVIKRDGRMVVFDSSKIYEAILKASEAITPITPLIEAKLEGIANRIVAEINDRFTQNIKIYEIQSIVEHELLEANEYAIAQEYINYRTKRDFERSQATDINFTINKLVNKDQAVVHENANKDSDLYNTQRDLTAGIVGKSIGLKMLPSHVANAHQKGDIHFHDLDYSPYTPMTNCCLIDFKGMLANGFKIGNAEVESPKSIQTATAQISQIIANVASSQYGGCTADRIDEFLAPYAELNYKKHLADAKEWVAEEKREDYARAKTRKDIYDAMQSLEYEINTLFTSNGQTPFTSLGFGLGTNWFEREIQKAILQVRILGLGSEHRTAIFPKLIFTLKRGLNLEPSSPNYDIKQLALECATKRMYPDVLSYDKIVELTGSFKAPMGCRSFLQGWKDENGVEVNSGRMNLGVVTLNLPRIALESKGDQDKFWEIFEERMGIAKDALVYRVERVKEATPANAPILYQYGAFGQRLGKFDNVDQLFKHRRATVSLGYIGLYEVASVFYGSDWETNPEAKAFTLDIVKAMKNACESWSDEYDYHFSVYSTPSESLTDRFCRLDTEKFGVVTDITDKEYYTNSFHYDVRKNPTPFEKLEFEKAYPEAGATGGFIHYCEYPVLQQNPKALEAVWDFAYDRVGYLGTNTPIDKCYKCDFEGDFTPTERGFMCPNCGNTDPKTVDVVKRTCGYLGNPQARPMVKGRHKEISARVKHMNGSTIKYEGKHL, encoded by the coding sequence ATGATTACATTAGAAAAAGAAAAGGTTACAATCAACCCTGATATCAAAGTCATCAAACGTGATGGTCGTATGGTTGTCTTTGATTCAAGTAAAATATATGAGGCTATCCTCAAAGCAAGTGAGGCTATTACACCTATCACACCATTAATTGAAGCAAAGTTGGAGGGAATTGCCAACCGTATTGTTGCTGAAATTAATGACCGCTTCACTCAAAATATCAAAATATATGAAATCCAAAGCATAGTAGAGCACGAGTTGCTAGAAGCAAACGAGTATGCTATCGCTCAAGAATATATTAACTATCGTACCAAGCGTGATTTTGAGCGCTCTCAAGCCACTGACATTAATTTCACCATTAATAAACTTGTCAATAAAGACCAGGCTGTTGTTCACGAAAATGCTAATAAGGACAGTGACCTTTACAATACACAACGTGATTTAACCGCAGGAATTGTCGGAAAATCTATTGGACTTAAAATGCTTCCTTCACATGTGGCGAATGCTCATCAAAAGGGGGATATCCACTTCCACGATTTAGACTACAGTCCTTACACACCTATGACTAACTGTTGCTTGATTGACTTCAAAGGCATGTTGGCAAATGGTTTTAAGATTGGTAATGCTGAAGTTGAAAGTCCTAAATCCATTCAAACTGCAACAGCACAAATTTCACAAATCATCGCAAATGTTGCCTCTAGTCAATACGGTGGCTGTACTGCAGACCGTATCGATGAGTTTTTAGCTCCTTACGCAGAACTTAACTACAAAAAACACTTAGCTGATGCTAAAGAGTGGGTAGCTGAAGAAAAACGTGAAGACTATGCACGCGCCAAAACGCGTAAAGATATCTACGATGCTATGCAATCTCTTGAATACGAGATTAATACGCTTTTCACTTCGAATGGACAAACTCCCTTTACCTCTCTCGGTTTCGGTTTAGGGACAAACTGGTTTGAGCGTGAAATCCAAAAGGCTATCCTACAAGTTCGTATTTTAGGACTTGGCTCCGAACACCGTACTGCCATTTTCCCTAAACTCATTTTTACCTTAAAACGTGGACTTAACTTAGAGCCTAGCTCACCTAACTACGATATTAAGCAACTAGCTCTTGAATGTGCAACAAAGCGTATGTATCCAGATGTCCTATCATATGACAAAATCGTTGAATTGACGGGTTCCTTTAAAGCTCCTATGGGATGCCGTTCCTTCCTACAAGGGTGGAAGGATGAAAATGGTGTCGAAGTTAATTCTGGACGAATGAATCTGGGTGTTGTAACCCTTAATCTTCCTCGAATTGCCCTAGAATCTAAGGGAGACCAAGATAAATTTTGGGAAATTTTTGAAGAAAGAATGGGAATTGCCAAAGATGCACTCGTCTACCGAGTTGAACGTGTCAAAGAAGCGACACCTGCTAATGCCCCCATCCTTTATCAGTATGGTGCCTTTGGTCAACGTCTAGGTAAATTCGACAATGTAGATCAACTATTCAAACATCGTCGTGCAACTGTATCACTTGGTTATATTGGGCTTTATGAAGTAGCATCCGTTTTTTATGGTAGTGACTGGGAGACTAATCCAGAAGCCAAAGCGTTCACGTTAGATATCGTTAAAGCTATGAAAAATGCTTGTGAAAGTTGGTCTGACGAATATGATTATCATTTCTCTGTTTATTCAACACCATCAGAGAGTTTGACGGATCGTTTCTGTCGTTTGGATACTGAAAAGTTCGGTGTCGTGACTGATATCACAGATAAAGAGTATTACACCAACTCTTTCCACTACGATGTTCGTAAAAATCCAACACCATTTGAAAAATTAGAATTCGAAAAAGCTTACCCAGAAGCTGGTGCAACTGGTGGATTCATCCATTACTGCGAATATCCAGTCCTCCAGCAAAATCCAAAGGCACTCGAAGCTGTCTGGGACTTTGCTTATGACCGTGTCGGTTACCTCGGAACGAATACTCCAATCGATAAATGCTACAAGTGTGACTTTGAAGGGGACTTCACCCCAACAGAACGTGGATTCATGTGCCCTAACTGTGGCAACACAGATCCTAAAACAGTTGATGTTGTTAAACGTACTTGCGGCTATCTAGGAAATCCACAGGCACGCCCAATGGTTAAAGGACGCCACAAAGAAATCTCTGCTCGAGTCAAACACATGAACGGTTCAACCATAAAATATGAAGGTAAACACCTTTAA
- the yaaA gene encoding peroxide stress protein YaaA, producing the protein MIRFLIPTAKEMKASKEVPSQKLSEKSAAILTEMAKLSTDELSIAYKIKPEQAEKEKQRWGAILSGEAKNYPAVELFNGLMYRHIKRSDLSTCEKDFLGQRVFITSSFYGIIPAFYPIQEHRHDFHTKIKVDGQSLKNYWRAEYDQFLEENQVPVISLLSSEFEDVFSPTLRKQLFTVSFMEDRNGVLKTHSTISKKARGAFLTAVMEENCQTINNLRKLSFDEFNYREDLSSNNELVFVKIA; encoded by the coding sequence ATGATTAGATTTTTAATTCCAACCGCAAAAGAAATGAAGGCCAGTAAGGAAGTTCCGTCTCAAAAACTATCCGAAAAGAGTGCAGCTATCCTAACTGAAATGGCAAAATTGTCCACAGATGAATTATCCATAGCTTATAAAATAAAGCCTGAACAGGCTGAGAAAGAAAAGCAGCGCTGGGGTGCGATTTTGTCGGGAGAAGCGAAGAACTATCCGGCCGTCGAGCTTTTTAATGGTCTGATGTATCGTCACATCAAACGTAGTGACTTATCCACATGTGAAAAAGATTTCTTAGGCCAACGAGTATTTATCACATCTTCTTTTTATGGAATCATTCCTGCTTTTTACCCGATTCAGGAACATCGTCATGACTTTCATACGAAGATTAAGGTTGATGGTCAGTCCTTAAAAAACTATTGGCGTGCCGAATATGATCAATTTCTGGAGGAGAATCAAGTTCCGGTTATTTCTTTGCTTTCGAGTGAATTCGAGGATGTTTTTAGTCCAACTCTTCGTAAGCAGTTATTCACGGTTAGTTTTATGGAAGACCGCAATGGGGTTCTTAAGACTCACTCTACGATTTCCAAAAAGGCAAGAGGGGCTTTTTTGACAGCTGTTATGGAGGAGAATTGTCAAACGATTAATAATTTACGAAAATTGTCTTTTGATGAGTTTAACTATCGTGAGGATTTATCCTCTAATAATGAGCTAGTTTTTGTTAAAATTGCATAA
- a CDS encoding GNAT family N-acetyltransferase, giving the protein MILRRPSQTDKEAILEMMAEFEREQSAHDGGFWNPDNFVYEEWLEENLQAEAGLNIPENWVPAIQLVSFDEAGYALGFLNLRLRLNDYLLEKGGHIGYSIRPSERGKGYAKEALHQGLQVAKEKNIHRALVTCSIKNPASRAVILANGGQLEDIRHETERYWIDLE; this is encoded by the coding sequence ATGATCTTACGCCGACCGAGCCAAACAGATAAAGAAGCTATCTTAGAGATGATGGCTGAATTTGAAAGGGAGCAATCTGCTCATGATGGTGGATTTTGGAATCCCGACAATTTTGTTTATGAAGAGTGGCTAGAAGAAAATCTTCAAGCGGAAGCGGGACTCAATATTCCTGAAAATTGGGTTCCTGCTATCCAGCTAGTTAGTTTTGACGAAGCAGGTTATGCTCTTGGCTTTCTCAACCTTCGTCTCCGATTAAATGACTACTTACTAGAAAAAGGGGGCCATATTGGCTACTCAATCCGTCCCTCTGAAAGGGGCAAAGGCTATGCAAAAGAAGCTCTTCATCAAGGTCTGCAAGTGGCTAAAGAAAAGAATATTCATCGTGCTCTGGTCACTTGTAGTATCAAGAATCCTGCTAGTCGAGCTGTTATATTAGCCAACGGTGGCCAGTTGGAGGACATTCGCCATGAAACTGAGCGCTATTGGATAGATTTGGAGTAG
- a CDS encoding membrane protein, whose translation MSPYNEDNTLDSSGYQGYHRSHHRSHTQENQSEKIEVTIQGHTEESNSSQIEKKTKISLPWKHKGHILILSLILSIFSISVPCFTDFANNIQSQNLYIAKMFANGSLPYSDFFATGGFFYYLLVSLAFRLGSTLWLIPIQFLTYYLSGSYLYKTVMHMTNKKEIATLISIIFYVTNGTLGFGGLYPIQFAMPFVLGAIFFLTRYFAGHSRDEAFILYGFAGTAGALFEARTLIFWILSLVTIFVYNLVNKHFARGFYQVLCIIFGNILVLYLCLYFILNLQITSDYINQVLVYNFTQLAVEKNDFLLTLAYQSFAVIGSGLLIGALTTSNHLLGDAKDKSIKWVLLLSFIFTVVYSLFSQSFGLYSILNIVPYGLVLTALSLDDAIKKRAERTSHRRRNGNQIHTLKVFGIFLSRNYFLPIAVFAFAFAMPIIMFLFNLGNNTERSTVANYLAKNTKKDETIYVYDSSAKIYLESGRKAASQFVLPELNTAKSSHQKALSDTIIQDSAQYIVVQQDTQLPSDVKSTLSKNYKKAPVKGVERYTVYVLK comes from the coding sequence GTGAGTCCATACAACGAAGACAATACTTTAGATTCAAGTGGCTACCAAGGTTATCATCGAAGCCACCATCGCTCTCATACACAAGAGAATCAATCCGAAAAGATTGAAGTGACAATTCAGGGACATACAGAAGAATCAAATTCGTCTCAAATAGAGAAAAAAACTAAGATTTCACTTCCATGGAAGCATAAAGGCCATATCCTGATTCTCAGTTTGATTTTGAGTATTTTTAGTATATCAGTTCCCTGCTTTACAGACTTTGCCAATAATATACAGTCTCAAAACCTTTACATTGCAAAAATGTTTGCCAATGGTAGCTTACCCTACTCTGACTTTTTTGCGACAGGCGGCTTCTTTTATTACTTACTAGTTTCTCTGGCTTTCCGTTTAGGATCAACTCTTTGGCTGATTCCTATTCAATTCCTTACCTACTATCTTTCTGGAAGTTACCTCTACAAGACTGTCATGCACATGACAAACAAGAAGGAAATTGCCACTCTAATTAGTATTATTTTCTATGTCACTAATGGAACACTTGGTTTTGGTGGGCTCTACCCTATCCAATTTGCTATGCCTTTTGTCCTAGGTGCCATCTTCTTCTTAACTCGTTACTTTGCGGGTCACAGTCGTGATGAAGCCTTTATTCTTTACGGCTTCGCTGGCACTGCGGGAGCTCTTTTTGAAGCTCGAACTCTTATTTTCTGGATATTGTCACTTGTGACAATCTTCGTTTACAACCTTGTCAACAAGCACTTTGCTCGTGGTTTTTATCAAGTTCTTTGTATTATTTTTGGTAACATTCTAGTATTGTATCTATGTCTTTACTTTATCCTAAATTTACAAATTACATCGGACTATATTAACCAAGTTTTGGTTTACAACTTTACACAACTTGCTGTAGAAAAAAATGACTTTCTACTTACGTTAGCTTACCAAAGTTTTGCTGTCATCGGCTCTGGATTACTTATTGGTGCACTGACTACAAGCAACCACCTTCTTGGCGATGCTAAAGATAAGAGTATCAAGTGGGTACTACTCCTTAGTTTTATCTTTACAGTAGTTTACAGCTTGTTCTCTCAAAGTTTTGGACTTTACAGTATTCTCAACATCGTACCTTATGGTCTAGTCTTGACAGCGCTTTCTTTAGATGATGCTATTAAAAAGAGAGCAGAGCGAACTTCTCACCGACGTCGTAATGGTAACCAGATTCACACACTTAAAGTTTTTGGTATCTTCCTTAGTCGTAATTACTTCTTACCTATTGCAGTCTTTGCATTTGCTTTCGCAATGCCAATCATTATGTTCCTATTTAATTTAGGAAATAATACTGAACGTAGTACTGTTGCAAATTACCTCGCTAAAAATACCAAAAAAGATGAAACTATCTACGTTTACGATTCATCAGCAAAAATTTATTTGGAAAGCGGTCGTAAAGCAGCCTCACAATTTGTTCTTCCAGAACTTAACACAGCTAAATCTAGTCATCAGAAAGCTCTCTCAGATACTATTATCCAAGATTCAGCACAATATATAGTTGTTCAACAAGATACACAACTACCTTCTGATGTTAAATCTACACTTTCAAAAAACTATAAAAAAGCCCCTGTAAAAGGCGTTGAACGATACACTGTTTACGTCTTAAAATAG